Part of the Desulfosalsimonas propionicica genome is shown below.
GAATCGGATTGATCGCTGGCAGCGGCCCCTTTCCGATTTTGTTTGCAAAAAAGGCCGCCGCCCGGGGCTACGAAGTTTTTGCAGCCGCCTTCCACCATGAGACCGACCCGGCACTGGCCGGGCATGTGGCCGCCATGGAGGTTCTGCACCTGGGCCAGGTGGGTCGTTTAACCCGTTTTTTTCGCAAACACGGGGTGCAGTCAGCGGTCATGGTGGGAGCCATCCAAAAACCGCGGGCCGCTTCTGAAATCCGCCCGGACATCAAGGCCCTTTCCCTGCTGGCAGCGGTGCGCAAGGACACCCATGATGACAGGCTTTTGCGGGCCTTTGCCAGGTTTTTGGAAAAAGAGGGCATCATTGTCCGGTCATCGACTTTTCTGTTGCCTGAACTGCTGGCCCGTCCCGGATGCTGGACCCGGAAAAAACCATCCAAAAAAGAGCGCAGCGATATCCTCCTTGGCTGGCAAAAGGCCAAGGCCATTGGCGCTTTGGATATCGGTCAGTGCGTTGTTGTGGAAAACGGTTCAGTGCTGGCCGTGGAGGCCATAGACGGAACCGATGCCACAATCAAAAGGGGCGGCGGGCTGGGACGGGGCAATGCTGTTGTGGTCAAGGTCTGCAAGCCGATCCAGGATTTTCGTTTTGACGTGCCGGCAGTCGGCGCCCGGACCATTGAAATCATGCATGAATGCGGGGGCCGGGTGCTGATAGTGGAAGCCGGCCGCTCGCTTGTGTTTGACAGGGAGGAAATGGTAAAACTGGCGGACCAATACGGGATATCCATCGAAGCCCTTGCGGATATGCAGGAACAATCTCAAAAAAAACAAGGCTGAACAATAAAAATGATGGCACCGTAAAAAGTCCAATATCTGCGTTACGCGCGATTTCTCAGAATTTCACGTACGGATAAGTACGCTGCATTCTTCGAAATCGCGCAAGCCTTGATCTTGAACTTTTTACGGCGCCATCTGAAAATCGACTTTTTACGAGTGTGTCAAAAATGAATCCGGAGCAAAAAATCCGTGCCGCAGTTGTGGGCGTTGGCTATCTTGGCAAGTTTCATGCGGAGAAATACGGCAATCATCCAGGTGTTGACCTGGCCGGTGTTGTGGATACGGATCCAGCTCAGGCCCAAACAGTGGCCGAAAAAACCGGTACCCGGGCGTTTGCCGATTACCGGCAGCTTTTCGGTCAGGTGGATGCTGTCAGCATTGCCGTGCCCACGCATCTGCATCATGAAATTGCCAAGGACTTTTTAAACCAGGGTGTTGATGTGCTCATTGAAAAGCCCATCACCCGCACGGTGGCCGAAGCCGATGAACTCATTGCCCTGGCTGAAAAAAAAGCGTGCATTATTCAGGTGGGACACCTGGAACGCTTTAACCCTGCGGTGGTGGCTGTGCGAAATCAGGTGGTGCGCCCCTTGTTTTTCCAGTGCGAGCGGCTCAGCCTTTATCAGCCCAGGGGTACGGATGTCAGCGTTGTCCATGATTTGATGATCCATGACATTGATCTGATTTTTAATTTTGTTAAAGCGAATATCCGCTATTGCCATGCCCTGGGCGCATCCGTGGTCACTGATCAGGTTGATATCGCCCATGCCCATATTGAATTTGACAACAACGCCGTGGCCAATGTTACTGCAAGCCGGATTGCCAACAAAAATGAGCGAAAAATCCGGATTTTTCAGCCTGACGGCTATTTTTCCATTGATTTTGCCAATCGCGCCATCACCCATATCCGGCCCGGCTCCGGTGAAGAGCAGTGCCCGGTGCCCGGCATGATGATGGAGCAGCAGTCATTTGCCGCAGCCGATGCCCTGGCCGATGAAATCGGCTCTTTTGTGGATGTCGTGGCCCGGCGGGGCGAGCCCGAGGTTTCAGGTCGAATGGGACGGGATGCCCTGAAAGTGGCCGTGGATATCACCGGTCAGATCAATGACGCCATGGCCCGGGTCAGGGGATCGGGTTCATGAAAACACAGGATTTGACCGGAAAACAGGTCATGATCATCGCCGGCGAAACCTCGGGGGACCATCACGGAGCCCGGCTGGTGGCCGAGATGGCAAAAAAGGAGCCGGATCTGCATGTCTGCGGTATCGGCGGTCCGCAGATGCAGGCCGCTGGCGTGGAGATTCTCGTGGACGCCGGACAGCTCTCGGTGGTGGGTATTACCGAGGTGTTTTCCGCACTGCCCGTGGTGCTGCGCGAAGCCGGGCGCGTCAAGCGGGAGATGCTGCGGCGGATGCCGGATCTTCTGATCCTGATCGATTTTCCCGATTTTAACCTGCACATGGCCGGATTTGCCAAAAAGCACGGCATAAAAGTGTTTTATTACATTAGCCCGCAGATCTGGGCCTGGCGGCGTTCCAGGGTCAAAAAAATCAAGCGCCGGGTGGATCACATGGCTGTGATTCTACCCTTTGAAGCGGATTTTTACCGGACTTGGCAGGTTCCGGTAACCTTTGTGGGTCATCCGCTTCTGGATCATTATGGGCAGAAGCATTGGCAGGAACCGGCCAACAACTCCGGGCAGGAGTCGGCGCCCGAAGCTGCCACGGTGGTGGGTCTGCTTGCCGGCTCCCGCAAAAGCGAAATCCGTCGAAATTTACCAGTTATGCTTGCTGCAGCAGGCCGGCTGGCAGAAGATCTGCCAGGTGTTGAATTCATAGTCTCGGTTGCCCCGGGTATTGATCCCCTGTGGCTGGAAGACTGGATACAGCCCTGGCGGGATCGGATTGATATGAAGCTGCAATCCGGAGAAATTGCAGGAGTATTGGAGCAATGCACACTGGTGGTGGCCGCCTCGGGAACCGTCACCCTGGAAGCCGCTATTTTCGGGGTCCCGATGGTCATCATGTACCGGATTTCCAATTTAAGCTACATGCTGGGCAAAATGCTGGTGAAAGTCGATCATATTGGTCTTGCCAACATTATTGCCGGCCAGCGGGTGGTTCCCGAGTTGATTCAGCAGGATGCCAATCCGGGAACCATTGCCCGTACGGTGCGGGATTTGCTTTCTGACAGGTCCGCGCTTTTGGCTCTGCGCCGCCGGCTCAAAACCGTGCGCGCCATGCTGGGCGAGCCCGGGGCGTCGGAAAAGGCGGCAAACATTGCCCTTTCCCTGATTTATCGAAAAACGGCGGCAACGCCGGCCGGAAGGGTTTAAATTCTTTATGACACCCCCCATTATTTCCAAACTGCCCCTGCGCAGCCGGCACCACCGGCTGATAGGATATATCCGGGGAAGCTGGCCCCAACTGGCCATGGCCATGGTGTGCATGCTTGTGGTTGCGGCAACCACTTCAACCACAGCGTTTCTCGTCAAGCCCATGCTCGATGATATCTTCATGGAAAAAGATGAGACCATGCTGATGATCATTCCCATTGCCCTGATTGTGCTTTACCTGCTGAGGGCTGCGGCCATGTACGGCCAGGAGTTTCTGATGCACTACGTGGGCGAAAGCATCATCCGTCAGCTGCGGGACAGTCTTTACGACAAGATATCCGACCTGCCCCTGATGTTTTTTCAAAAGGAAAAAACCGGGGTGCTGATGAGCCGGATCACCAATGATGTCAATATTATCAAGGCCATGGTATCCAATGCGGTCACCGGCGCGTTAAGAGACGTGTTTACCATTTTCGGCCTGATCTTCGTGATTTTCTACCAAAGCTGGAAGCTTGCCCTGATTGCACTTATTGTTTTGCCCGTGGCCTTTTTCCCCATTGCCGAATTCGGCCGCCGGATCCGGCGGTTTAGCACCAGGAGCCAGGAATCCATGGCGGATTTGAACGCCTTTCTGCACGAAACCTTTGCGGGCAACAAGATCGTCAAGGCCTTTGGCACGGAGGCAGAGGAAAAATCCCGGTTTTTTGAAAAAAATCGCACGCTTTTTCGCTACGAGGTCAAAACGTTCCGGACCAAGGCCCTGACCTCGCCGGTCATGGAGGTTTTAGGGGGCGTCGGTGTGGCAGTGGTGATCTGGTACGGCGGATACGCGGTGATCAATGAGCAAATGACCCCGGGCACGTTTTTCTCATTTATGACCGCGCTGATGCTTTTGTACGCCCCTGTAAAAAAACTGACCCGGTTAAACAATGCCGTGCAGCAGGGGCTGGCTGCCGCAGATCGGATATTTGACGTCCTTGAGACGGAAGTGGATATCACGGATCCGGCCGAGCCTGTTGCCCTGCCGAAACCGCCTCACAGGGTGGCCTTTGCAAACGTGTCTTTCGGCTATAGCCCGGATGAAACCGTTTTAAAAGACATTTGCCTGGAGGTCCGTCCTGGTGAGCGCCTGGGAATCGTTGGCACCAGCGGCGGGGGAAAAACCTCCCTGGTCAACCTGATTCCAAGATTTTATGATGTCACGGCCGGCAGCGTGAAAATTGACGGCACAGATGTCCGTCAGTTGGCTGTGGCAGACCTGCGCAGCCGCATTGGCCTGGTCACCCAGGAACCGATTTTGTTTAACGACACCCTTGGCCGAAACATTGCCTACGGTAGCCCTGATGCCACTGCGGCGCAAGTGTGGGAGGCGGCCAAAGCCGCCTATATCGCCGATTTTATAAACAAGCTGCCAAAGGCAATGGATACAGTGATCGGGGAACTGGGAAGCCGGCTTTCAGGGGGGGAAAAGCAGCGCATATGCATTGCCCGGGCTCTTTTAAAGGATGCGCCGATATTGATCCTTGACGAGGCCACCTCGGCCCTGGATTCAGAGGCCGAGCATCTGGTGCAGAAAGCCCTGGAAAATCTTATGCAGGGGCGCACCTCTTTTGTGATCGCCCACCGGCTGTCAACCATCATGGGTGCAGACCGCATCATCGTGCTTTCCGGCGGCCGGATCGCGGAGCAGGGCACGCATGCAGATTTGTTGAAGCAAAAGGGTGAATATTCCCGGTTTTATTATCAGCAGTTTTCCGACCCGGTTGACACAGCCGGGCAAAAAAATCCCGCATCCCGGTAAACACATGGAATTCATCATCCCATGAAGCCATACACCCTTGTCAACCGGTATATTTTCAAGGAACTGATCCCGCCCTTTGTGATCAATCTCGTGTTTTTCATGTTTATTTTTTTGATGAGCGAGATTCTTGATATTACGGACATGATTGTCAACTACCAGGTGAATCTGTCCGTGTTTTTCCTGATGATTGTTTATTCCATGCCTTACTTTCTCGTCTATATCATTCCCATGTCCGTGATGATGAGCATTTTGCTGACGTTTTTACGAATGTCGGCCGACAATGAGATTGTTGCCCTCAAGGCCGGCGGAGTCAGCCTCTATGGCCTGATTCCGCCGGTGCTCTTGTTTGCGGCTTGTGGTTTTTTGATTACTGTGGCCATGGCTGGCTGGGGCATGCCCTGGGGCAAATCCGCTTATGAAAAAACAGCCATGGAAGTGGTGCGCTCCAATTTCAACATTGGAATGAGCGAAGGTCGTTTTAACGACGATTTTGCCGGTTTGACTTTTTATGTCAATAATGTGGATATGAAGACCCGTGAACTCAATGATGTATTGATCCAGGACAGCCGGCAAAGCCAGACCAGCAGTACCATCATCGCCCCCAAAGGCGATCTGCTGAAGGGAAACGATGACTATACGTTTGTGATCCGCCTTTATGACGGCGTCATCAGCCAGGTTGAACCCGGACGGGGCGGGGCGCATGCCACGAATTTCAAGACCTATGATATCCGGCTGGATATCGCCGGGTCTGGTACGAATATGGGATCAAGGCGCAAAGATGAGAAGGAAATGTGTTTTTCCGAACTGCGCGAATATATAAAAACTGCAGAAAACCGGGATAAACGTTATTATTCGGTTCTTCTGGAACTGCACCGGAAATTTTCCATCCCTTTTGCCTGCATTGCCATGGGGCTTCTGGCCCTGCCGCTTGGGGTCATGTCCGTGTCGGCAAGGAAGTCAGCCGGCCTGGGAATGGGTCTGCTCTGCTTTCTGCTCTATTATCTGCTTTTGTCAGCCGGCACAGTGCTTGGTGAAAGCGGCCGGTTTCACCCGGCGATAGGCTTATGGGCGCCAAACGGGATCATGGGAGTCCTGGGTCTTTATATGCTGGTGAAGACAGCAAAAGATGAGCCGGTTGGGCTGCAGTCCGGGTTTGCTTTCGCAGTGGGCCGAATCCGGGGGTTTTTGGCGGGCAGGACAAAGCCATGAGCATTATCCATCGATATATTACCGCTGCTTTTGTGCGATATTTTTCCATGGTCCTGGTCATGGTGGTGGCCATTTACCTGTCAGTTGATTTTCTGGGACGAATCGACAATTTTATTGAAGATCAGGTGCCGGTGGCGGAAATTGCGTTTTTTTTCCTGCTCAAAATCCCCTTGATCATATCCCAGATCACTCCCGTGGGGGTGTTGCTGACCGTCTTGATCATTTTTGGCCTGATGAACAAAAACAATGAAATCATTGCCTTGAAAAGCAGCGGCATCAGCGTGTTTTACCTTCTGGTGCCGGTTGCGGCCATGGGTGCTTTGGTATCGGTGTTCTTGTTTATGTTCTCCGAGGTGGTGGTGCCCATCAGCGTTTCAGAAGCCAACCGGATTGCCGAAGCCGGCGATGAGACACCCCGAACGGTGCCCCGGGAAAATATCTGGATCCGTTCAGGGCAAAACATTGTGCATGTGAAATACTATCGTCCCGGCGATGAAACATATTCCGGGATGACCATTTACTTTCTGGACCGTGAGTTTAATCTGGTGCGGCGGATAGATGCTTTGTCTGCCCGGTATGATCAGGGCCACTGGGAACTGACAGGCGGCATGGAGCAATCCTTTAGAGGTGGTGCGGCCGATGGCGGGGGCTTTGAATCCAGGGGCCCGTCGCAGGTCCGGCAGTACGAGCAAAAACAGTTGGATCTGGCGTTTTCCCCTAAAGATTTCAAAAGGGTGGCCCGTGAGTCCGGGGAGATGAATTTTATCGCCCTGGGACGATATCTCCAAAAGGCCGAGTCCGAAGGCTATGACGCCACCCGTTACCGGGTTGATTTTCATGCCAAGACCGCTTTCCCCCTTGTATGCCTGGTGATGAGTTTGATGGGAGCGGCCGTTGCCCTGGGCGGCACGACCCGTGACGGCATGGCAGTGAGTTTTGCATACGGCATTGTCATTGCCTTTGTATACTGGTCAGTTTACAGCTTCTGCCTGTCGCTGGGTTATGGCGGAATGCTGCCGGCGTGGCTTGCGCCCTGGTGTGCCAATGCAATGTTTGGCCTGGCCACGGCTGTGATGTTGTTGAATCTGGAGTAGATGCGGGCAATTGCAGAAGAACATGTTTGAAAAATTAAAACACAAGGCCGATGCTGTGAGAACCGATTGCCGTCACAGCAATCCGGATGCGTTGAGCCGGGTGCTTTATGCGGCCTCAAGGATTTACAGCGGGGCTGTAAGGCTTCGCAACAGCGGCTTTGACAAGGGGCTTTTATCGGTTCGCCGCCTGCCGTGTCCGGTTGTATCCATTGGCAATATCACGGCCGGTGGCACGGGCAAAACCCCCATGGCCCTGTACATGGCGCGGCTGATGCGGCAGATGGGCTACCGGCCCGCTGTGATCAGCCGGGGATACCGGGGTAAGGCGGAAAAAGCCGGAGCTGTCGTCACTGATGGATATCATTTGTTTGCTGATTGTGCCGCAGCCGGAGACGAGCCATTTATGATGGCCAGTGTTTTAAAGCGAGTGCCGGTGCTGGTGGGCAGGGATCGGTTTCAAAGCGGCATGCGGGCCGTGGCGGCTTTTGATTCGGATGTGATTGTTTTAGATGACGCTTTCCAGCACCGGCGGCTGCACCGGGACTTGGATCTGGTGCTGCTTGATGCCGCCCATCCGCTGGGAAACCGCCATGTTCTGCCCCGGGGGAGCCTCAGGGAACCGGCATCCGGGCTTAAGCGAGCAGATGCCGTGATTTTAACCCGCAGCCAAAGCCGGGAGGCCCGGGAAAGTTTGCCGCAGATGATTTCCGGGCATGTCCCTGTGTTCCGTGCCGACCATGTGCCGTTTTTGTCCGGTATTTATGGGCAGGCCGACTGTTTGGGGGAGGAGATTTCAGGAGGATATTCTGAGGATTTGTCCTTCCTGGGTGCCGCCCGGGTTTTTGCTTTTTCCGGAATCGCAAGAAATCAGGAGTTTTTAAACATGCTCTCGGGATATGTTGGTTCATTGGCGGGTTTTGCAGAGTATCCGGATCATTATTGCTATTCCACCAGGGATCTGGAGAAAATTGAACAAAAGGCCATCTCTGAGTCCGCAGACTGCCTGATGACCACGGAAAAGGATTTTGTACGCATTGCCGGCCGGCTGCCCGCAGGGATTCCCCTGGTGGTAATGGGTGTGGAAATGCGGTTTTTAAACAATGACGAGTCCGGGTTTGTTGCGCTGCTGCGTCATAAGCTGCTGGAAACAAAATTGGAAAGCAGATCATGAAGCAGCGAAGTCCTATATTTGAAACAGATGAGCAACAGTTGGAATTGCTGTCAAAAGGCAGATGGGCAAATGCCGATTTGTTCTGCTTTTCCGCGCAGGGCAGCAAATGGGTGGTCAAGGATTTTTCCGGATGCCCGCCGCTGGTATCCGGAACCTGGGGACGGTGGATGGTAATGCGCGAATACCGGGCCCTGGTCCGCCTCCAGGGCATTGACGGCATCCCCGAAAAGCCGTTTCTCCGCGATGGCCAAGCCCTGGGATATCGGTACGTGAACGGTACAACCCTTCGCCATGTGCGGACTGAGGAGATTCCGTCCAATTTTTTTTCAGACCTGGAACACCTGGTCCGCCGGATGCACCAGCGCAAAATGGTGCATCTCGACATCCGGAACCGGCGAAATATCATGCTCCGCTCAGACGGCCGGCCGGCGCTGCTTGATTTCCAGTCCAGCCTGGATGTGCGTCACATGCCCCCTGCACTGGGGCGCATGCTCAAGCAAATCGACCTGTCCGGGGTTTATAAAACCTGGTACAAGCTGAGGCCTGACTTGATGGATGCCTCTCGTCTATCCAGATTGCAGGCCATTGAGCGCAGGCGTTTTATCTGGGTGTTTAAGGGCTATCCCCTGGAGCACATGAAAAAACGCCGGCGCTAAAGGGGGCGGACAAACGTGAAAAACAGGACAATGAGCCAGCAGATGCCCACGGCTGTGAGGTTGCGCACCCCGTGGTTGTCGGCAAAGCTTCTGCGGTCAAAAACAAAAAGCCGGGATGCGTCAAACCGCTTGTTGAAGGTGGGCAGATAGGGCCGGACATCGCGCTGGTACTGCTGATAATCCTGGCCGAAAAGCCCGGCCAGCAGCTGTTCTTCCCGGTTGACCCGGTTGACCATGTAAAAGTAATAGATAACCGAGTAGGCAATCAGGATCAAAAGGCTGCCGGTTGCCATCAAGATGC
Proteins encoded:
- a CDS encoding LpxI family protein codes for the protein MTLAENRIGLIAGSGPFPILFAKKAAARGYEVFAAAFHHETDPALAGHVAAMEVLHLGQVGRLTRFFRKHGVQSAVMVGAIQKPRAASEIRPDIKALSLLAAVRKDTHDDRLLRAFARFLEKEGIIVRSSTFLLPELLARPGCWTRKKPSKKERSDILLGWQKAKAIGALDIGQCVVVENGSVLAVEAIDGTDATIKRGGGLGRGNAVVVKVCKPIQDFRFDVPAVGARTIEIMHECGGRVLIVEAGRSLVFDREEMVKLADQYGISIEALADMQEQSQKKQG
- a CDS encoding Gfo/Idh/MocA family protein encodes the protein MNPEQKIRAAVVGVGYLGKFHAEKYGNHPGVDLAGVVDTDPAQAQTVAEKTGTRAFADYRQLFGQVDAVSIAVPTHLHHEIAKDFLNQGVDVLIEKPITRTVAEADELIALAEKKACIIQVGHLERFNPAVVAVRNQVVRPLFFQCERLSLYQPRGTDVSVVHDLMIHDIDLIFNFVKANIRYCHALGASVVTDQVDIAHAHIEFDNNAVANVTASRIANKNERKIRIFQPDGYFSIDFANRAITHIRPGSGEEQCPVPGMMMEQQSFAAADALADEIGSFVDVVARRGEPEVSGRMGRDALKVAVDITGQINDAMARVRGSGS
- the lpxB gene encoding lipid-A-disaccharide synthase codes for the protein MKTQDLTGKQVMIIAGETSGDHHGARLVAEMAKKEPDLHVCGIGGPQMQAAGVEILVDAGQLSVVGITEVFSALPVVLREAGRVKREMLRRMPDLLILIDFPDFNLHMAGFAKKHGIKVFYYISPQIWAWRRSRVKKIKRRVDHMAVILPFEADFYRTWQVPVTFVGHPLLDHYGQKHWQEPANNSGQESAPEAATVVGLLAGSRKSEIRRNLPVMLAAAGRLAEDLPGVEFIVSVAPGIDPLWLEDWIQPWRDRIDMKLQSGEIAGVLEQCTLVVAASGTVTLEAAIFGVPMVIMYRISNLSYMLGKMLVKVDHIGLANIIAGQRVVPELIQQDANPGTIARTVRDLLSDRSALLALRRRLKTVRAMLGEPGASEKAANIALSLIYRKTAATPAGRV
- a CDS encoding ABC transporter ATP-binding protein, whose amino-acid sequence is MTPPIISKLPLRSRHHRLIGYIRGSWPQLAMAMVCMLVVAATTSTTAFLVKPMLDDIFMEKDETMLMIIPIALIVLYLLRAAAMYGQEFLMHYVGESIIRQLRDSLYDKISDLPLMFFQKEKTGVLMSRITNDVNIIKAMVSNAVTGALRDVFTIFGLIFVIFYQSWKLALIALIVLPVAFFPIAEFGRRIRRFSTRSQESMADLNAFLHETFAGNKIVKAFGTEAEEKSRFFEKNRTLFRYEVKTFRTKALTSPVMEVLGGVGVAVVIWYGGYAVINEQMTPGTFFSFMTALMLLYAPVKKLTRLNNAVQQGLAAADRIFDVLETEVDITDPAEPVALPKPPHRVAFANVSFGYSPDETVLKDICLEVRPGERLGIVGTSGGGKTSLVNLIPRFYDVTAGSVKIDGTDVRQLAVADLRSRIGLVTQEPILFNDTLGRNIAYGSPDATAAQVWEAAKAAYIADFINKLPKAMDTVIGELGSRLSGGEKQRICIARALLKDAPILILDEATSALDSEAEHLVQKALENLMQGRTSFVIAHRLSTIMGADRIIVLSGGRIAEQGTHADLLKQKGEYSRFYYQQFSDPVDTAGQKNPASR
- the lptF gene encoding LPS export ABC transporter permease LptF, which encodes MKPYTLVNRYIFKELIPPFVINLVFFMFIFLMSEILDITDMIVNYQVNLSVFFLMIVYSMPYFLVYIIPMSVMMSILLTFLRMSADNEIVALKAGGVSLYGLIPPVLLFAACGFLITVAMAGWGMPWGKSAYEKTAMEVVRSNFNIGMSEGRFNDDFAGLTFYVNNVDMKTRELNDVLIQDSRQSQTSSTIIAPKGDLLKGNDDYTFVIRLYDGVISQVEPGRGGAHATNFKTYDIRLDIAGSGTNMGSRRKDEKEMCFSELREYIKTAENRDKRYYSVLLELHRKFSIPFACIAMGLLALPLGVMSVSARKSAGLGMGLLCFLLYYLLLSAGTVLGESGRFHPAIGLWAPNGIMGVLGLYMLVKTAKDEPVGLQSGFAFAVGRIRGFLAGRTKP
- the lptG gene encoding LPS export ABC transporter permease LptG, encoding MSIIHRYITAAFVRYFSMVLVMVVAIYLSVDFLGRIDNFIEDQVPVAEIAFFFLLKIPLIISQITPVGVLLTVLIIFGLMNKNNEIIALKSSGISVFYLLVPVAAMGALVSVFLFMFSEVVVPISVSEANRIAEAGDETPRTVPRENIWIRSGQNIVHVKYYRPGDETYSGMTIYFLDREFNLVRRIDALSARYDQGHWELTGGMEQSFRGGAADGGGFESRGPSQVRQYEQKQLDLAFSPKDFKRVARESGEMNFIALGRYLQKAESEGYDATRYRVDFHAKTAFPLVCLVMSLMGAAVALGGTTRDGMAVSFAYGIVIAFVYWSVYSFCLSLGYGGMLPAWLAPWCANAMFGLATAVMLLNLE
- the lpxK gene encoding tetraacyldisaccharide 4'-kinase; translation: MFEKLKHKADAVRTDCRHSNPDALSRVLYAASRIYSGAVRLRNSGFDKGLLSVRRLPCPVVSIGNITAGGTGKTPMALYMARLMRQMGYRPAVISRGYRGKAEKAGAVVTDGYHLFADCAAAGDEPFMMASVLKRVPVLVGRDRFQSGMRAVAAFDSDVIVLDDAFQHRRLHRDLDLVLLDAAHPLGNRHVLPRGSLREPASGLKRADAVILTRSQSREARESLPQMISGHVPVFRADHVPFLSGIYGQADCLGEEISGGYSEDLSFLGAARVFAFSGIARNQEFLNMLSGYVGSLAGFAEYPDHYCYSTRDLEKIEQKAISESADCLMTTEKDFVRIAGRLPAGIPLVVMGVEMRFLNNDESGFVALLRHKLLETKLESRS
- a CDS encoding RIO1 family regulatory kinase/ATPase domain-containing protein; translated protein: MKQRSPIFETDEQQLELLSKGRWANADLFCFSAQGSKWVVKDFSGCPPLVSGTWGRWMVMREYRALVRLQGIDGIPEKPFLRDGQALGYRYVNGTTLRHVRTEEIPSNFFSDLEHLVRRMHQRKMVHLDIRNRRNIMLRSDGRPALLDFQSSLDVRHMPPALGRMLKQIDLSGVYKTWYKLRPDLMDASRLSRLQAIERRRFIWVFKGYPLEHMKKRRR
- a CDS encoding methyltransferase family protein, which codes for MSNTVFDRINELFNDRKARKTFLKLRFPLMAVLFVLMLPLLEKQWFLPGLIVSVAGEMLQLWCFATIKTKKQLTTGGPYMFVRNPMYLGRFFLIFGILMATGSLLILIAYSVIYYFYMVNRVNREEQLLAGLFGQDYQQYQRDVRPYLPTFNKRFDASRLFVFDRRSFADNHGVRNLTAVGICWLIVLFFTFVRPL